TCGAGGCCGACAACCCCGTCACGCGCTCCAACGACGCCCGCGCCCATCCTTCCGGCTCGATCTGGGCCGGCACGATGGGCAAGAAGGCCGAGAAACATGCCGGCGCCATCTACTGGTTCCGCACGGGCGAGGTGCGCCGGCTCTTCCCCGACATCAGCATCCCCAACTCGATCTGCTTCTCGCCCGATGGCGCGACCGGCTACTTCGCCGACACGGCCAAGAACATCCTCTTCCGCGTCGCCTGCGACCCCGATACCGGCCTGCCCACGAACGAGCCCGAAGTGCTGCTCGACCATCGCGGCCGGAAAGGCGGCATCGACGGCTCGGTCTGCGACGCCGACGGCGTCATCTGGAACGCCCGCTGGGGCTCGTCATGCGTCGACGCCTACGCGCCCGACGGCACGCATCTGCGCAGCATCCCGGTCCCCGCCACACAGGCTTCATGCCCCGTCTTCGTCGGCCCGGACCTGTCCCGCCTCGCCGTCACCACCGCTTGCGAGGGCATGGACGAAGCCACGCGCCACGCCGATCCGGGTGCCGGCATGCTCTATCTGCTCGACGTCGAGGTGAAAGGCCGCGCCGAGCCCGACGTGCTCGCCTGACGCTTCCCCGATCGCCCGTCGCGCTGTCTGTCGCAACCGCCCGTGTCGTGCGTCGGTTTCGTGCAAGCCCGTCCCGTCCCGCCGCGCTTTTCTGCCGGACAGATCCGCATGTCCGCGGCGCAACCCGGTGAAGCCCGTCCCATGACATCCCTCGG
The Mesorhizobium australicum genome window above contains:
- a CDS encoding SMP-30/gluconolactonase/LRE family protein, which gives rise to MSATTLCDIVCHLGEGPTWDTATNTVYWFDILERRLLEKAWPDGETVVHDLPFMASALFRIDAQRQLVWSETGFHLRDRATGKLVLHTPVEADNPVTRSNDARAHPSGSIWAGTMGKKAEKHAGAIYWFRTGEVRRLFPDISIPNSICFSPDGATGYFADTAKNILFRVACDPDTGLPTNEPEVLLDHRGRKGGIDGSVCDADGVIWNARWGSSCVDAYAPDGTHLRSIPVPATQASCPVFVGPDLSRLAVTTACEGMDEATRHADPGAGMLYLLDVEVKGRAEPDVLA